A single genomic interval of Hyla sarda isolate aHylSar1 unplaced genomic scaffold, aHylSar1.hap1 scaffold_1173, whole genome shotgun sequence harbors:
- the LOC130302640 gene encoding oocyte zinc finger protein XlCOF7.1-like, translating into MFRTGKKPYSCSECGKSFTQKLDLVRHKRTHTGENPFSCAECGKCFTRKSHLVVHQRTHTGEKPFSCSECGKCFAQKLDLVRHKRTHTGEKPFSCAECGKCFTDKSSLVQHQRNHTGEKPFSCSECGKCFTRKSHIVVHQRTHTGEKPFSCSECGKCFAQKPDLIKHQRTHTGEKPFSCSECGKCFAQKANIVKHQRTHTGEKPIQSKKKPFSCSECGKSFTSKSHLVEHQRTHTGEKPFACAECGKYFTQKSYLVEHQRTHTGEKPFSCPECGKCFPFKSGLVVHQRTHTGEKPFSCPECGKCFTNQSSLIQHQRTHTGEKPFSCPECGKCFAQKSDLFKHQRTHTGEKPFSCAECAKCFTDKSTLIHHERTHIGEKPFSCAECGKCFTLKSNLVQHQRTHTGEKPFSCAECGKCYSGKSHLVKHKRTHTSIY; encoded by the exons ATGTTCCG tacaggaaagaaaccatattcatgctcagaatgtgggaaatctttTACTCAGAAATTAGATCTtgttagacataaaagaactcacacaggggagaatccattttcatgtgcagaatgtgggaaatgttttactcggaaatcacatcttgttgtacatcagagaactcatacaggagagaagccattttcatgttcagaatgtgggaaatgttttgctcagaaattaGATCTtgttagacataaaagaactcacacaggggagaagccattttcatgtgcagaatgtgggaaatgttttactgataaatcaagtcttgttcaacatcaaagaaatcacacaggggagaagccattttcatgctcagaatgtgggaaatgttttactcggaaatcacatattgttgtacatcaaagaactcacacaggagagaagccattttcatgttcagaatgtgggaaatgttttgctcagaaaccagatcttattaaacatcaaagaactcacacaggagagaagccattttcatgttcagaatgtgggaaatgttttgctcagaaagcaaatattgttaaacatcaaagaactcacacaggagagaagccaattcagagca aaaagaagccattttcatgttcagaatgtgggaaatctttTACTTCTAAATCACATCTAgttgaacatcagagaactcacacaggggagaagccatttgcatgtgcagaatgtggaaaatatttcactcagaaatcatatcttgttgaacatcaaagaactcacacaggggagaagccattttcatgtccagaatgtgggaaatgttttccttttaaatcaggtcttgttgtacatcaaagaactcacacgggagagaagccattttcatgtccagaatgtgggaaatgttttactaatcaatcaagtcttattcaacatcaaagaactcacacaggagagaagccattttcatgtccagaatgtgggaaatgttttgctcagaaatcagatctttttaaacatcaaagaactcacacaggggagaagccattttcatgtgcagaatgtgcgaaatgttttactgataaaTCAACTCTTATTCATCATGAAAGAACACAcataggggagaagccattttcatgtgcagaatgtgggaaatgttttactttgaaatcaaatcttgttcaacatcaaagaactcacacaggagagaagccattttcatgtgcagaatgtgggaaatgttattctgggaaatcacatcttgttaaacataaaagaactcacacatctatatattaa